The sequence below is a genomic window from Streptosporangium lutulentum.
GTGCTGGAGGCCATCGATCGATCCAAATACGAGGTGGTTCCCGTGGGGATCGCCCGCGACGGACGGTGGGTGCTCGCCTCAGGGGACCAGCGTTATGAGATCGACGGCGGTGAGTTGCCGGCCGTCGACGCCCAGGGGTCCGGACTGGCGCTGCCGTCCGGCGGAGGGCCGCTGGTGGCCTACGACTCGGGGAGCATCCCGGTTGAGCTCGGCCGTGTCGACGTCGTCTTCCCCGTGATGCACGGGCCGTTCGCCGAGGACGGCACGATCCAGGGACTGCTGGAGATGGCCGGGGTCCGCTACGTCGGCTCCGGGGTGCTCGCCAGCGCGGTCGGCATGGACAAGGCCTACATGAAGATCGTGCTCGCGGCCGCGGGCCTGCCCGTCGGCCCCTACGTCGTCGTCCGCGACCGCGACTGGCGGACCGACCGCGACCGGATCCTCAAGGAGGTCCAGGAGCTCGGCTGGCCGGTGTTCGTCAAGCCCGCCCGTGCCGGGTCCAGCCAGGGCATCTCCAAGGCCCGCGGCATGGAGGAGCTGGAGCGGGCCATCGAGTTCGCCCGCGAGCACGACCCCAAGGTGCTGGTCGAGGCCGCGATCACGGGCCGTGAGATCGAATGCGCCGTGCTGGAGTCCATGGGCGACGAGGCCGCGAGGGCCAGCGTGCCCGGCGAGGTGCTGGTCCGCGGCGACCACGAGTTCTTCGACTTCGAGGCCAAGTACATCGGCGACGACATGTCCCTCTCGGCGCCCGCGGACATCCCCGAGGACATGGCGGAGAAGCTGCGGGCCATGGCCGTCCGCGCGTTCGAGGCGCTGGGCTGCGAGGGGTTGTCGCGCGTCGACTTCTTCTACACCCCCGACGGCGAGCTGATCCTCAACGAGATCAACACCATGCCGGGCTTCACCGCGATGTCGGTCGCGCCGCAGCTGTGGGCCGCCACCGGGCTGTCCTACCCCCAGCTGGTCGATCGGCTGATCCAGCTCGCGCTGCACCGCTCGCCCGGCCTACGGTAGCGCCGCCTTGACGGGTGCCGCGAGATCGACGAGCACCGTCTGCGGGGTGTGTTCCCGGCCGATCGTCACCTCGACGTAGGCCTCCCGTCCGATCGACGTGAACAGCGTCGGCCGGACGGGGTCGGGGAACCACGCCACTCCGTCGATCTCCGGAACCTGGTCGGTGGCGGCCATCGCCGCCGGCCGCGGCACCCCGCAGCGCAGCGCGATCTGGCCCGCTCCCCACACCGCGACGTACGGCGAGGCGGGGGTGGACTCCACCCGGTCCGCGCCGTCGAGCTTCTGCGGGAGTCGCTCTCCGAGCTTCTCGCAGGCGGCCGCGGCCGCCCCCTCGGGGACGGGCGGGTCCACCCGGACGGCGCCGCCGCATCCCGCCAGGATCAGCAGGGCGCAGGCGCACCCCGTCCAGCGGGCGAACCGGAGATGCATCTCACATTCCTGATGGTCAGATATGAACGATGGGACACGTAAGGGTACGTGTGATTCCCTCCACCGCCTGAATCTGCGCCACCACGAGCTTGCCGAGCTCGTCCACGTTGCGGGCCTCGGCCCGCACGATCACGTCGTAGGGGCCGGTAACGTCTTCGGCCTGCGTGACACCGGGGATTCCGGAGATCTCGCCGGCCACGTTCGCGGCCTTGCCGACCTCGGTCTGGATGAGAATATAGGCCTGCACCATAACGTCCTCCCGGGCGATTGGATCAGTGCCGAAAGGTCACCGTACCCTGTCATGAACGGGAGGTGCGCCATCACAGTCGGAGATCTCGGCGAATTCGGGGTTATTGCACGTATTGCCGGACGTTTGCCACAAGGTAGGACCGTGTTGCTCGGTCCCGGGGACGACGCCGCGATGTTGAGCGCTCCTGACGGTCGGGTCGTCGTGACAACGGACCTGTTGATCGAGGGTAGGCACTTTCGTCGTGATTGGTCTAGTGGTTACGACATAGGTCGTAAAGCCGCGGCGCAGAATCTGTCCGACGTCACGGCGATGGGCGCCGTCCCCACCGGCATCGTGGTCGGCCTCGGACTGCCCGCCGACGCCGGCCTCACCTGGCTGGACGATCTCACCGACGGCTTCCGCGACGAGTGCGACCTCGTCGGCGCCAGTGTGGCGGGCGGGGACATCACCCGCTGCGACCTGGTCGTGATCGGTGTCACGGCTCTCGGCGACCTGGGCGGGCGCGCGCCGGTCACGCGCTCGGGGGCGCGCCCCGGAGACCTGGTCGCGGTGGCCGGGCGGCTCGGGTACGCCGCCGCGGGGCTCGCGTCGCTCCGTGAGGGCCTCGGCGGGCCGGCGGAGCTGATCGAGGCCCACCGGCGTCCGCACCCCCCCTACGCCCAGGGGCGTGAGGCGGCCGAGCTCGGCGCGACCTCGATGCTCGACGTCAGCGACGGCCTGGTCCAGGATCTCGGGCACATCGCGAAGGCCTCCGGGGTCGCCCTCGTGCTCGACCCGGAGGCCTTCGCCCTCCCCGACCCGATCAGGGAGGCGGCCCGGCGGCTCGGCGCCGACCCGCTGGAGTGGGTGCTCTCCGGCGGGGAGGATCACGCCCTCGCCGCGACTTTTCCCGCTCACGCACGGCTTTCGCCGGCCTGGACCGTGGTGGGCCACGTGATCGACGGGGAAGGCGTGCAGGTCAAGGGCATTTCGCTGGACCGCGGCGGCTGGGACCACTTCCGGGAGTGACGTTTCCCACCTGTTGTGACATCAGTGAAATTTGCGACAAACGGTTATGGAACTGGTATGAAGATGGGCGGTCGAGATTCCCTAGAGGAAAGGGGCAGTATGGGCCGCCATGCGGAACACGGGGAGGACGCCTCCCCCAGCCGGGAAAAACGGAGGTCGAAGCCCACTGTGGAACCCGGCACCTATGACGAGCCGATCGGGCGCCGGCTCCGTCCTGAGGAGTCGGCGGTCACCCAGCCCCAAACCGGATTCCTGGGATCGGGATGGTCCGCCGAGTCCGAGCTGTCCGATCCGGTCTGGCCCAAGAAGGAACGGCGCTCCGGCGGGCGGACGAAGATGACGCTGCTGGCCGTCGCGGCGGTGGCCGTGGTCCTCGGCGGAACCGTGGTCGGCGTCCAGGTGATGACCAGCCCCGCGGGGTCGAGCACCGACTGCCCGCCCGGCGGCTGCGTCGTGGCCGCGTCGAACCAGCCGGCGCCGCAGGCCGAGACCACCGAGCCGGACGGAGAGCCCACCGAGCCGGACGGCGAACCCGCCCTCGCCGAGGAGCCCGAGGAGGAGCAGGCGAAGGGGGAGACCGTCCCGACCCCGGAGGCCACCCGCCGCGGCGGCGCCGCGACCTCCGACCCGAGTCCGACCCGCGTGCCGAAGGCCACCCGCGCCCCCCGGCCCACCACAGACGCCACCGCCGACGACGGGCCGCCCGCCGGCTCCCAGGTGCTCGCCGACGAGCCGGAGCCCGTTGACGAGCCGGAGCCCGCCGGCAGGCCGGAGCGCGCGGACAGCAGCCCCGAGCCCTCACGGAGTCCCGTCTCCGTGCCCCTCGGCGACGACGGGCCGCAGGCTCCGACGCAGCCCCCGGTGGACAACGCCCCCGAGCCCGCCCAGCCCTCCGAGGCGCCCGCTCCGGACGGAGCCGCGGCGATCAAGGTCGGCGTCGACCTCGTGAGGGACAGGGCGCTGACCTACACCGTCAGGGTCGTGGTCACCGCGGACGAGAGCCTCAGCGGTCTGAGGCTGAGCCTGCCGGTGAACGGAAAGGTCTCCTCGGTGGGCGGAGCCGGCGGGAAGCAGGTCGGCGACACCCTGGTGATCGAATCGGGGAAGAACCTGAAGGCGGGCGAGAAACTGGTCGTCGACTTCACCGCGTACGGCAGGGCGGAGCTTCCCCGGACCTGTGAGAGTAGCCAGGGGGAGTGCTCGGTCGCCTGAGCCCGGACGACCGAATCCCGTGAGAGCGGGCCACGGGGAGCGCGCGGCCGCTTGAGAGAGCGGCCGCCCGAGGCGGGGCCGGTCGAATCCCGGGAAAGCCGCCGGGGGAGTGCGCGGTCGCCTGACCTGAAACTGGTTGGATGGGGGACATGACCGATTTGACCCCTCCTCGCGTGCTGACCGTCGCCGGTTCCGACTCCGGCGGTGGCGCGGGCATCCAGGCCGACCTGAAGACGATGCTGGCCCTCGGCGTGCACGGCATGAGCGTGATCGCCGCGGTGACCGCCCAGAACTCGCTGGGCGTGCAGGGCTACTGGGAGCTTCCTCCGGAGGCCGTCCGCGCCCAGCTCGACTCGGTGCTCGGCGACATCGGCGCCCAGGCGGTCAAGACCGGGATGCTGGCCTCGCCCGTGCTGGTGGAGACGGTCGCCGAGGCGCTCGTCCGGCTGGACGTGCCCGTGGTGGTGGACCCGGTGGGAGTGTCCAAGCACGGCGACGCGCTGCTCGCACCGGAGGCCGTGGAGACGATGAGGTCGCGTCTGCTGCCGGTGGCCACCGTGGTCACCCCCAACCTGTGGGAGGTCTCACAGCTCGCCGGGGTGAAGGTCGAGGACGAGGGGGACCTGCGCCGGGCCGCCGACGCGGT
It includes:
- a CDS encoding D-alanine--D-alanine ligase family protein, with the translated sequence MSEQHEPRPRVAVVFGGRNSEHAVSILGAGSVLEAIDRSKYEVVPVGIARDGRWVLASGDQRYEIDGGELPAVDAQGSGLALPSGGGPLVAYDSGSIPVELGRVDVVFPVMHGPFAEDGTIQGLLEMAGVRYVGSGVLASAVGMDKAYMKIVLAAAGLPVGPYVVVRDRDWRTDRDRILKEVQELGWPVFVKPARAGSSQGISKARGMEELERAIEFAREHDPKVLVEAAITGREIECAVLESMGDEAARASVPGEVLVRGDHEFFDFEAKYIGDDMSLSAPADIPEDMAEKLRAMAVRAFEALGCEGLSRVDFFYTPDGELILNEINTMPGFTAMSVAPQLWAATGLSYPQLVDRLIQLALHRSPGLR
- a CDS encoding DUF3515 domain-containing protein, whose amino-acid sequence is MHLRFARWTGCACALLILAGCGGAVRVDPPVPEGAAAAACEKLGERLPQKLDGADRVESTPASPYVAVWGAGQIALRCGVPRPAAMAATDQVPEIDGVAWFPDPVRPTLFTSIGREAYVEVTIGREHTPQTVLVDLAAPVKAALP
- a CDS encoding Lrp/AsnC family transcriptional regulator, producing MVQAYILIQTEVGKAANVAGEISGIPGVTQAEDVTGPYDVIVRAEARNVDELGKLVVAQIQAVEGITRTLTCPIVHI
- a CDS encoding thiamine-phosphate kinase; translation: MNGRCAITVGDLGEFGVIARIAGRLPQGRTVLLGPGDDAAMLSAPDGRVVVTTDLLIEGRHFRRDWSSGYDIGRKAAAQNLSDVTAMGAVPTGIVVGLGLPADAGLTWLDDLTDGFRDECDLVGASVAGGDITRCDLVVIGVTALGDLGGRAPVTRSGARPGDLVAVAGRLGYAAAGLASLREGLGGPAELIEAHRRPHPPYAQGREAAELGATSMLDVSDGLVQDLGHIAKASGVALVLDPEAFALPDPIREAARRLGADPLEWVLSGGEDHALAATFPAHARLSPAWTVVGHVIDGEGVQVKGISLDRGGWDHFRE
- the thiD gene encoding bifunctional hydroxymethylpyrimidine kinase/phosphomethylpyrimidine kinase — its product is MGDMTDLTPPRVLTVAGSDSGGGAGIQADLKTMLALGVHGMSVIAAVTAQNSLGVQGYWELPPEAVRAQLDSVLGDIGAQAVKTGMLASPVLVETVAEALVRLDVPVVVDPVGVSKHGDALLAPEAVETMRSRLLPVATVVTPNLWEVSQLAGVKVEDEGDLRRAADAVLEFGPTWVLIKGGHLPGAPVDLLTDGTREFRFTAERHDNRHTHGTGCTLASAIASHLALGEDVPSAVEKAKAYVTGAIAHGFPLGAGIGPVDHAWRTR